A genomic segment from Actinoplanes sichuanensis encodes:
- a CDS encoding methyl-accepting chemotaxis protein: MGLNRLSIKLRLIICVLLITGVSLVLVATVITRRNLSEARDTGFELAQEIGVRNAAELQVQLMTALGSARDLSGMMATEAASGGSRATANGMLRTLLDRHPRYFGTWVAWEPDAFDGRDARFRGSDARHDATGRFVPYWYRDGDAIKSMALTSYTEPGDGDYYLIAQTSGKEKVLEPYAYAIGDKSVLMTSLAVPILTGQKSVGVAGIDITLDAVAAALAKIKPFGTGDAILVSAGGLLVGGGDPAQAGQPTDPAVAELAANAVEQGTPVRRLITGDDERVQIAAPLTLGETDTWSLIVTVPTATILEAANNSMMISLWITGAVLLIAALIALVVARGVVRPIERLRDRMAEIADGDGDLTQRATVRGDDEAGRLAAAFNRFVEKVAGTVRGIAGSAAEVQAAADRLADDTRQLSSNVVHVSDNLGTAAEATQTVNQSVQSVAAGAEEMNAAIAEIAGSAAQAAQVANDARTVAESTNSQVAQLGTATEEIGDVVRLITSIAEQTNLLALNATIEAARAGEMGKGFAVVAGEVKELSQQTAQATEQITARITAIQAISTSAATAINQIVQVISTIGDYTTSIASAVEEQTATTQEMSRSVSEAAGNTGLVTGAISDVADSARDASVNARSGQEAVADLNRLAGEMTAIVNNFRY, encoded by the coding sequence ATGGGTTTGAACCGGCTGAGCATCAAACTGCGGCTGATCATCTGCGTACTGCTGATCACCGGGGTGTCGCTCGTGCTCGTCGCCACCGTCATCACCAGGCGCAACCTCTCCGAGGCGCGGGACACCGGTTTCGAGCTGGCCCAGGAGATCGGTGTCCGCAACGCGGCCGAACTGCAGGTACAGCTGATGACCGCGCTCGGCAGCGCCCGCGACCTGAGCGGGATGATGGCCACCGAGGCGGCCTCCGGTGGCAGCCGCGCCACGGCCAACGGCATGCTGCGGACGCTGCTCGACCGGCACCCCCGCTACTTCGGGACATGGGTGGCGTGGGAGCCGGACGCGTTCGACGGCCGGGACGCCCGGTTCCGGGGCAGCGACGCCCGGCACGACGCCACCGGCCGGTTCGTGCCGTACTGGTACCGCGACGGAGACGCGATCAAGTCGATGGCCCTGACCTCGTACACCGAGCCGGGCGACGGCGACTACTACCTGATCGCCCAGACATCCGGCAAGGAGAAGGTCCTCGAGCCGTACGCGTACGCGATCGGTGACAAGTCGGTGCTGATGACCTCGCTGGCCGTACCGATCCTCACCGGCCAGAAGTCCGTCGGGGTGGCGGGCATCGACATCACCCTGGACGCGGTCGCCGCCGCTCTCGCCAAGATCAAACCGTTCGGCACCGGCGACGCGATCCTGGTCAGCGCAGGTGGGCTGCTGGTCGGTGGCGGTGACCCGGCCCAGGCCGGACAGCCCACCGACCCGGCCGTGGCCGAACTGGCCGCGAACGCCGTCGAGCAGGGCACGCCCGTCCGGCGGCTGATCACCGGCGACGACGAGCGGGTGCAGATCGCCGCGCCGCTCACGCTCGGTGAGACCGACACGTGGTCGCTGATCGTCACCGTGCCGACCGCGACGATCCTGGAGGCCGCGAACAACTCGATGATGATCAGCCTGTGGATCACCGGAGCGGTGCTGCTCATCGCCGCGCTGATCGCCCTGGTGGTGGCTCGCGGTGTGGTCCGGCCGATCGAACGGCTCCGGGACCGGATGGCGGAGATCGCCGATGGTGACGGCGATCTGACCCAGCGGGCCACCGTGCGCGGTGACGACGAGGCCGGGCGGCTGGCGGCGGCGTTCAACAGATTCGTGGAGAAGGTGGCCGGCACGGTCCGCGGGATCGCCGGGTCCGCCGCCGAGGTGCAGGCCGCCGCCGACCGGCTCGCCGACGACACCCGGCAGCTCAGCTCGAACGTCGTGCACGTCTCCGACAACCTGGGCACCGCGGCCGAGGCCACCCAGACCGTCAACCAGAGCGTGCAGTCGGTCGCCGCCGGTGCCGAGGAGATGAACGCGGCCATCGCCGAGATCGCCGGCAGCGCCGCACAGGCCGCACAGGTCGCCAACGACGCCCGTACCGTCGCCGAGAGCACCAACAGCCAGGTCGCGCAGCTCGGCACGGCGACCGAGGAGATCGGCGACGTGGTCCGGCTGATCACCAGCATCGCCGAGCAGACCAACCTGCTCGCCCTCAACGCCACCATCGAAGCCGCCCGCGCCGGCGAGATGGGTAAGGGCTTCGCCGTCGTCGCCGGCGAGGTCAAGGAGCTGTCCCAGCAGACCGCGCAGGCCACCGAGCAGATCACCGCCCGGATCACCGCGATCCAGGCGATCAGCACCTCCGCGGCCACCGCGATCAACCAGATCGTGCAGGTCATCTCCACGATCGGCGACTACACGACATCGATCGCGTCGGCCGTCGAGGAACAGACCGCCACCACCCAGGAGATGAGCCGCAGCGTCTCCGAGGCGGCCGGCAACACCGGCCTGGTCACCGGCGCGATCTCGGACGTGGCCGACTCGGCCCGGGACGCCTCGGTCAACGCACGCAGCGGCCAGGAGGCGGTCGCCGACCTGAACCGGCTGGCCGGTGAGATGACGGCGATCGTCAACAACTTCCGGTACTGA
- a CDS encoding MBL fold metallo-hydrolase — MRIRLGRPDLGVHAGRFDVPAAAGAFGVTFFGVSGLLFADGTDAVMTDGFFSRPSPARVGLGRIAPDERRIATGLERLGPHAAPLRAVMAVHTHFDHVLDSPTVARRTGAALVGGESAANVGRGAGLPEDRIHVVTPGSPRRYGTFAVTFVESEHCPPDRFPGVIGAPLRPPVRAAAYRCGEAWSILVGHDSGRTALVQGSAGFVPGALDGRSAEVVFLGVGGLGASGEAYIREYWLHTVRAVGARRVVLIHWDDFFRPLDRPLRALPYAADDLDLSIRVLGDLAGRDRIGLHLPSLWRREDPWEAACGSNRRST, encoded by the coding sequence ATGCGGATCCGGCTGGGGCGTCCCGATCTCGGTGTCCATGCCGGGCGTTTCGACGTTCCGGCGGCGGCCGGGGCGTTCGGCGTGACGTTCTTCGGGGTGTCGGGGCTGCTGTTCGCCGACGGGACGGACGCGGTGATGACCGACGGATTCTTCTCCCGGCCGTCGCCGGCGCGGGTCGGTCTCGGCCGGATCGCCCCCGACGAACGCCGGATCGCGACCGGCCTGGAGCGGCTGGGACCGCACGCCGCGCCGCTGCGGGCGGTCATGGCGGTGCACACGCACTTCGATCACGTGCTGGACTCCCCCACGGTGGCCCGGCGAACCGGTGCGGCCCTGGTCGGCGGTGAGTCCGCGGCGAACGTCGGACGGGGCGCCGGGCTGCCCGAGGACCGCATCCACGTGGTGACCCCGGGCTCACCACGGCGGTACGGGACATTCGCGGTGACCTTCGTGGAGTCCGAACACTGTCCGCCGGACCGTTTTCCGGGCGTGATCGGCGCGCCGCTGCGGCCGCCGGTGCGAGCGGCGGCGTACCGGTGCGGTGAGGCCTGGTCGATCCTGGTCGGGCACGACAGCGGGCGGACGGCGCTGGTGCAGGGCAGCGCCGGGTTCGTGCCGGGAGCGCTCGACGGGCGCAGCGCGGAGGTCGTGTTCCTGGGCGTCGGCGGGCTGGGTGCCTCCGGCGAGGCCTACATTCGGGAGTATTGGCTGCACACGGTACGCGCGGTGGGCGCCCGCCGGGTGGTGCTGATCCACTGGGACGACTTCTTCCGTCCGTTGGACCGGCCGCTGCGGGCGCTGCCGTACGCCGCCGACGACCTCGACCTGAGCATCCGGGTGCTCGGTGACCTGGCCGGACGAGACCGGATCGGCCTGCATCTGCCCAGCCTGTGGCGGCGCGAGGACCCCTGGGAGGCGGCGTGCGGTTCGAACCGCCGGAGTACCTGA
- a CDS encoding ArsR/SmtB family transcription factor, with translation MSLTNPLGDLEISDPQALRALAHPVRLAILNRLQRHGPATATQLSAHVGATPSVVSWHARHLASFGLLVDWDGAPGKRERWWQAAAKGFRFTVPEDAEGQDAARMLQSVMFARAAEYPQQWLMDVEPHLDEPWRRLGGLADTRFVVTADELEQLQDAIERLIAPYARRAAADRPADARGVRLLRFALPENEDSP, from the coding sequence ATGTCTCTCACTAATCCGCTCGGGGACCTGGAGATCAGTGACCCCCAGGCACTGCGAGCGCTGGCCCACCCCGTGCGCCTCGCCATCCTGAACCGGCTGCAACGCCACGGCCCGGCCACCGCCACCCAACTGTCCGCCCACGTCGGCGCCACCCCTTCGGTGGTCAGCTGGCACGCCCGGCACCTCGCGTCGTTCGGTCTGCTCGTCGACTGGGACGGCGCCCCCGGCAAACGCGAGCGCTGGTGGCAGGCCGCCGCCAAGGGCTTCCGCTTCACGGTCCCCGAGGACGCCGAGGGACAGGACGCGGCCCGCATGCTGCAGAGCGTCATGTTCGCCCGCGCCGCCGAGTACCCGCAGCAGTGGCTGATGGACGTCGAGCCGCATCTGGACGAGCCGTGGCGGCGGTTGGGTGGTCTCGCCGACACCCGGTTCGTCGTCACCGCCGACGAGCTGGAGCAGCTGCAGGACGCGATCGAAAGGCTGATCGCCCCGTATGCGCGCCGTGCCGCCGCCGACCGCCCGGCCGACGCCCGCGGCGTACGGCTCCTGCGATTCGCCCTGCCCGAGAACGAGGACTCGCCGTGA
- a CDS encoding MFS transporter: MTAPATTVTAWSSGRFRGFWYAQTISQFGDRITEIALPLLAVTMLAATPGEVGVLTALIWLPYLFGVFVGAWVDRRSDKRRLMIVADLLRAAVLVSLPAAYLFDLVTLPQLFAVAVLTGVGAVLFGMAYPSFFVSLVPSEAYVDANSKLSLSRAASFVAGPAVGGALVQVLTAPIALVADALSFVASAVLLRRIPEPAPPAEPPTATGSTARRIREGLTLLLRDRVLRAALGCTTTVNFCTFIANTLLILFASRELGLSAGAIGIAFGAGAFGGLAGAALAPRVTRMIGLGRTAIVGVILFPAPLVLMALADGPVTAKIALLAAAEFVSSVGVMLMDINLNALITKVTPDHARGRIAGAYSTVNYGIRPLGALIGGWLGTAIGLRPTLAVAGLAGVCAAFWLLASPVRRIASLESMGR, from the coding sequence GTGACCGCCCCCGCCACCACCGTCACCGCCTGGTCGAGCGGTCGCTTCCGCGGATTCTGGTACGCGCAGACGATCTCCCAGTTCGGCGACCGGATCACTGAGATCGCCCTGCCGCTGCTGGCGGTGACCATGCTCGCCGCGACACCGGGCGAGGTCGGCGTGCTGACCGCCCTGATCTGGCTGCCGTACCTGTTCGGGGTCTTCGTCGGCGCTTGGGTCGACCGCCGCTCCGACAAGCGGCGCCTGATGATCGTCGCGGACCTGCTGCGCGCGGCGGTTCTGGTCAGCCTGCCCGCCGCCTACCTGTTCGACCTGGTCACCCTGCCGCAGCTGTTCGCCGTGGCGGTGCTCACCGGGGTCGGGGCGGTGCTGTTCGGGATGGCGTACCCCTCGTTCTTCGTCTCGCTGGTCCCGAGCGAGGCCTACGTGGACGCCAACAGCAAGCTGAGTCTGAGCCGCGCCGCGTCGTTCGTGGCCGGTCCGGCCGTCGGCGGCGCCCTCGTCCAGGTCCTGACCGCCCCGATCGCGCTGGTCGCCGACGCGCTCTCGTTCGTCGCCTCGGCGGTACTGCTACGGCGTATCCCCGAGCCGGCCCCGCCCGCGGAGCCGCCGACGGCGACCGGATCCACGGCGCGGCGCATCCGGGAGGGCCTGACACTGCTGCTGCGCGACCGGGTGCTGCGGGCCGCGCTGGGCTGCACCACCACCGTCAACTTCTGCACGTTCATCGCGAACACGCTGCTCATCCTGTTCGCCAGCCGGGAACTCGGCCTGTCCGCGGGTGCCATCGGCATCGCGTTCGGCGCCGGAGCGTTCGGCGGGCTGGCCGGTGCGGCCCTGGCCCCTCGGGTGACCCGGATGATCGGCCTGGGCCGTACCGCGATCGTCGGGGTGATCCTGTTCCCGGCCCCGCTGGTTCTGATGGCGCTGGCCGACGGGCCGGTCACCGCGAAGATCGCGCTGCTGGCGGCGGCCGAGTTCGTCTCCAGCGTCGGCGTGATGCTGATGGACATCAACCTGAACGCCCTGATCACCAAGGTCACCCCGGACCACGCGCGCGGTCGCATCGCGGGCGCGTACAGCACGGTCAACTACGGCATCCGGCCGCTCGGCGCGCTGATCGGCGGCTGGCTGGGCACCGCCATCGGCCTGCGGCCCACCCTCGCCGTCGCCGGACTTGCCGGCGTCTGCGCCGCCTTCTGGCTGCTGGCCTCTCCGGTACGCCGGATCGCCTCGCTGGAGAGCATGGGCCGTTGA
- a CDS encoding LLM class flavin-dependent oxidoreductase, with protein sequence MALKFHWFLPTNGGDGRHVVGGGHGVSAGTSGRPADVAYLTQVARAAEDNGFAAALTPTGAWCEDAWLSTAMLSQTTRRLNFLVAFRPGLISPFLAAQMAGTFQNLTEGRLLLNVVTGGESHEQRMYGDHLDKDARYARCDEFLEIVRRLWAGETVNFQGEHLHVEAATLGQIPDPVPEIYFGGSSPAAGVVAAKHADVYLTWGEPPAAVAEKIAWIRGLAAEQGRSIRFGIRMHTITRDTAEEAWAEADRLLAGIDPATIAKVQQGLRQSESEGQRRMLDLHHGRTDELEIYPNVWAGVGLVRGGAGTALVGSHEQVADRIAEYASLGIEEFVLSAYPHLEGAYWFGEGVLPLLAERGLWKDERPRRRQSATSPFVTAGLATRR encoded by the coding sequence ATGGCTCTGAAGTTCCACTGGTTCCTGCCCACCAACGGCGGCGACGGACGGCATGTCGTCGGCGGCGGTCACGGCGTCTCGGCCGGCACCTCCGGCCGTCCCGCCGACGTCGCCTACCTGACCCAGGTCGCCCGTGCCGCCGAGGACAACGGTTTCGCCGCCGCGCTCACCCCCACCGGCGCCTGGTGCGAGGACGCGTGGCTGAGCACGGCGATGCTCAGCCAGACCACCCGGCGACTGAATTTCCTGGTCGCGTTCCGACCCGGCCTGATCTCACCGTTCCTGGCGGCGCAGATGGCCGGCACCTTCCAGAACCTGACCGAGGGCCGCCTGCTGCTCAACGTGGTCACCGGCGGTGAGAGCCACGAGCAGCGGATGTACGGCGACCACCTGGACAAGGACGCCCGCTACGCCAGGTGCGACGAGTTCCTGGAGATCGTGCGCCGGTTGTGGGCCGGTGAGACCGTCAACTTCCAGGGCGAGCATCTGCACGTCGAGGCGGCCACGCTCGGGCAGATCCCGGATCCGGTCCCGGAGATCTACTTCGGCGGCTCCTCCCCCGCCGCGGGCGTCGTCGCGGCCAAGCACGCCGACGTCTACCTGACCTGGGGCGAGCCGCCGGCCGCGGTGGCCGAGAAGATCGCGTGGATCCGCGGGCTCGCCGCCGAGCAGGGCCGGAGCATCCGGTTCGGCATCCGGATGCACACCATCACCCGCGACACCGCCGAGGAGGCCTGGGCCGAGGCGGACCGCCTGCTGGCCGGCATCGACCCGGCCACGATCGCCAAGGTGCAGCAGGGGCTGCGGCAGTCCGAGTCGGAGGGCCAGCGGCGGATGCTCGACCTGCACCACGGCCGCACCGACGAGTTGGAGATCTATCCCAACGTCTGGGCCGGGGTCGGCCTGGTCCGCGGCGGCGCCGGCACCGCGCTGGTCGGCAGCCACGAGCAGGTCGCCGACCGGATCGCCGAGTACGCGTCGCTGGGCATCGAGGAGTTCGTGCTCTCCGCCTACCCGCACCTGGAGGGCGCCTACTGGTTCGGCGAGGGCGTGCTGCCCCTCCTCGCCGAACGCGGCCTGTGGAAGGACGAGCGACCACGACGGCGTCAGAGCGCGACGTCGCCGTTCGTCACCGCCGGACTCGCGACTCGCCGATGA
- a CDS encoding CHAT domain-containing protein, translated as MPSYAQEFDYRCAGCGHRGRHEIWLAVDIRERPDLARLIASGAATTPRCAGCRNRVVVDGYPSLLIRRPGLRPPLIFATAVDVPQDRMIQQFQMALMLLRRNEPPESQHQQDVQILPYRLLPSAVDRDLEADADALVAGTFQAFTADMQHYRAWLADLVDQRRGRQLIAALTALLQASDTATRREVVLAHPVLLTDEADRMLQHTIEQAAQDAGPEMAAQARHCLVLLRKCREFGTDRVLPPEPPAAAPAQQPTGRALPPAVGTALLMMAGRDPLDEGRPVSPDARRDLLIEALLAFRDEDDDLAVEWRAGNLVPVRDLLTFGLANELIARPASRLDVAEAIRRYAELDRHRQTAPDLWADAQHNTALGHTLLADSRDLAELDAARAAFERALTVRTRTADPDGWATTVAALAALLFRDYPGTDPRPVDEAVAMLAAAVADPPDGIGARPLLNLRTSHATALLQRSHRGDDAALTTAFTELERLRAEVADLDDPELQTVVETNFGHALTHVAERTGRPQDRRRLLDLARSARGHAAAHGDDRLWVQTSGNLGRELAHGREWAEADAVLREAIDRAGRTGMGREWANLHGHLARVLLERTDGDHDEHVAEAVDLLNRARRDVDRTADPENWAWLAGMLAQAYRDIAGHRDTEIELLRAAIAAVPRQVHPMRWAQRVRALAGLLPPAEALVRFAEATEVLTRETHPHEWAAVQHNASLAHRELAVETGDTTHLVRAIACMRDALAIRPPDQAPIEWAQTTRLLAETLHRHDGGAVAVAEAEQLLTRALPLLRDGGRAQDVLWTAQELGEVLVTRGRWAEAVAPLREALEVRDRMYDSGLLRQSREQALARAAGLPVRTAYVLVRAGDPAAAVEALEAGRVRLLGDAMDRDPTAPAAAGVRAPEAYAAYREAARELAAAEAAAARLADRAGTGGSDDVFLRDAEQAVRVELRRTTTAFRTARAALPQTGGVRPERPGHATVYVMAAEDESVLLSTGPDGVRSVRCPGFDEAMLRRYVHGSGLTAGRFDALDECLAVLGRHVVGPLAELLRTAGATRVTLIPVGLFCALPLHAAPYRDGRCLIDDFAVGYAPSRTVRDAVHRIAEQRTGHARHGVAVVDPGSGLPAADYEARMMLEHTGVGPPVTGSAAEVLDALTDATHVHFACHGVSLVDRPLQSHLVLGGGARLALVDLLAADPARRPHRLRLVVASACQTATVETARNPDEFVGLPAGFLTAGVPCFVGTLWPAGDLPSALLNTRFYELLFDDGKPADEALGGAQRWLRDLTGAQLLDYLDGRPALAPVAETQRRFAARFPQRRFYARPEVWSPHVLIGVPIQEGPPQ; from the coding sequence ATGCCCAGTTACGCACAGGAGTTCGACTACCGGTGTGCCGGCTGCGGACATCGTGGGCGGCACGAGATCTGGCTGGCCGTCGACATCCGCGAGCGGCCCGACCTGGCCCGCCTCATCGCCTCCGGCGCCGCCACGACACCGCGGTGCGCCGGATGCCGCAACCGGGTCGTCGTCGACGGGTACCCGAGCCTGCTGATCCGTCGGCCCGGGCTGCGGCCGCCGCTGATCTTCGCGACCGCGGTCGACGTGCCGCAGGACCGGATGATCCAGCAGTTCCAGATGGCGCTGATGCTGCTGCGCCGCAACGAGCCACCGGAGTCCCAGCACCAGCAGGACGTGCAGATCCTGCCGTACCGTCTGCTGCCGTCGGCGGTCGATCGCGACCTCGAGGCCGACGCCGACGCGCTGGTCGCCGGCACCTTCCAGGCCTTCACCGCCGACATGCAGCACTACCGGGCGTGGCTGGCCGATCTGGTCGATCAGCGCCGGGGCCGGCAGCTGATCGCCGCGCTCACCGCCCTGCTGCAGGCGTCCGACACCGCCACCCGGCGGGAGGTCGTGCTGGCCCATCCGGTGCTGCTCACCGACGAGGCCGACCGGATGCTGCAGCACACCATCGAACAGGCCGCGCAGGACGCCGGGCCGGAGATGGCGGCGCAGGCCCGGCACTGTCTGGTGCTGCTGCGTAAATGCCGCGAGTTCGGCACCGATCGGGTGCTGCCGCCCGAACCGCCGGCGGCGGCACCGGCGCAGCAGCCGACCGGTCGGGCCCTGCCGCCGGCCGTCGGGACGGCGCTGCTGATGATGGCCGGCCGGGATCCGCTGGACGAGGGCCGGCCGGTGAGTCCGGACGCCCGGCGTGATCTGCTGATCGAGGCGTTGCTCGCCTTCCGCGACGAGGACGACGATCTGGCCGTCGAGTGGCGGGCCGGCAACCTCGTGCCGGTTCGTGACCTGCTCACCTTCGGGCTCGCCAACGAGTTGATCGCCCGTCCGGCGAGCCGGCTCGACGTGGCCGAGGCGATCCGTCGGTACGCCGAACTGGACCGTCACCGGCAGACGGCGCCGGATCTCTGGGCCGACGCCCAGCACAACACGGCACTGGGCCACACCCTGCTGGCCGACTCCCGGGACCTGGCCGAGCTGGACGCGGCCCGGGCCGCCTTCGAGCGGGCGCTGACCGTCCGGACCCGTACCGCCGACCCGGACGGCTGGGCGACGACCGTCGCGGCGCTCGCCGCTCTGTTGTTCCGCGACTACCCCGGCACCGATCCCCGGCCGGTGGACGAGGCGGTGGCGATGCTGGCCGCGGCGGTCGCCGACCCGCCGGACGGCATCGGCGCCCGCCCGCTGCTGAACCTGCGTACCAGCCACGCCACGGCCCTGCTGCAGCGCTCCCATCGGGGCGACGACGCGGCGCTGACGACGGCGTTCACCGAGTTGGAACGGCTCCGGGCCGAGGTGGCCGACCTCGACGATCCGGAGCTGCAGACCGTCGTCGAAACCAACTTCGGGCACGCGCTGACCCACGTCGCCGAGCGGACCGGCCGCCCGCAGGACCGGCGGCGGTTACTCGATCTGGCCCGCTCCGCTCGCGGGCACGCCGCGGCCCACGGCGACGATCGGCTGTGGGTGCAGACGTCCGGCAACCTCGGTCGGGAACTCGCCCACGGCCGGGAGTGGGCCGAGGCGGACGCGGTGCTGCGCGAGGCGATCGACCGGGCCGGGCGGACCGGGATGGGCCGCGAATGGGCGAACCTGCACGGGCATCTGGCCCGGGTGCTGCTCGAACGTACCGACGGTGACCATGACGAACACGTCGCTGAGGCGGTGGATCTATTGAACCGGGCTCGGCGCGACGTCGATCGCACCGCCGACCCGGAGAACTGGGCGTGGCTGGCCGGGATGCTGGCCCAGGCGTACCGGGACATCGCCGGGCACCGCGACACCGAGATCGAACTCCTACGGGCCGCCATCGCGGCGGTGCCCCGACAGGTCCACCCGATGCGGTGGGCCCAGCGGGTCCGCGCCCTGGCCGGTCTGCTGCCACCGGCCGAGGCCCTGGTCCGGTTCGCCGAGGCCACCGAGGTCCTCACCCGCGAGACCCACCCGCACGAATGGGCCGCCGTCCAGCACAACGCGAGCCTGGCCCACCGGGAACTCGCCGTCGAGACCGGCGACACCACCCATCTGGTACGGGCGATCGCCTGCATGCGCGACGCGCTCGCGATCCGCCCACCGGATCAGGCGCCGATCGAGTGGGCTCAGACGACCAGGCTGCTGGCCGAGACCCTGCACCGCCACGACGGCGGCGCTGTCGCCGTCGCCGAGGCCGAGCAGTTGCTGACCCGGGCGTTGCCGCTGCTGCGCGACGGCGGCCGCGCGCAGGACGTGCTCTGGACGGCACAGGAACTGGGTGAGGTCCTGGTGACCCGGGGCCGGTGGGCGGAGGCGGTGGCCCCGTTGCGGGAGGCGCTGGAGGTCCGCGACCGGATGTACGACTCCGGCCTGCTGCGCCAGAGCCGGGAGCAGGCGCTGGCCCGGGCTGCCGGGCTGCCGGTCCGGACCGCCTACGTGCTGGTCCGCGCGGGCGATCCGGCGGCGGCCGTGGAAGCCCTGGAAGCCGGCCGGGTCCGCCTGCTCGGTGACGCGATGGACCGGGACCCGACCGCGCCGGCCGCGGCCGGTGTGCGGGCGCCCGAGGCGTATGCCGCCTACCGGGAGGCGGCCCGGGAACTGGCGGCGGCCGAGGCGGCGGCCGCGCGTCTGGCCGACCGGGCCGGCACCGGCGGCTCCGACGACGTGTTCCTGCGCGATGCCGAGCAGGCGGTCCGGGTGGAGCTGCGCCGCACCACCACCGCCTTCCGGACCGCCCGGGCGGCGTTGCCGCAGACCGGCGGCGTACGGCCGGAGCGACCCGGGCACGCCACCGTCTACGTGATGGCCGCCGAGGACGAATCGGTGCTGCTGTCGACCGGCCCGGACGGCGTGCGAAGCGTGCGCTGTCCCGGTTTCGACGAGGCGATGCTGCGCCGGTACGTCCACGGGTCGGGGTTGACGGCGGGCCGGTTCGACGCGCTCGACGAGTGCCTGGCCGTACTGGGGCGGCACGTCGTCGGCCCGCTCGCCGAACTACTGCGGACGGCCGGCGCCACCCGGGTCACGCTCATCCCGGTCGGGTTGTTCTGCGCCCTTCCGCTGCATGCGGCGCCCTACCGAGACGGCCGCTGCCTGATCGACGACTTCGCGGTCGGTTACGCGCCGTCGCGGACCGTGCGCGACGCCGTCCACCGGATCGCCGAGCAGCGCACCGGCCACGCACGGCACGGTGTGGCGGTGGTCGATCCGGGTTCCGGGCTGCCGGCGGCGGACTACGAGGCGCGGATGATGCTGGAACACACCGGCGTGGGCCCGCCGGTCACCGGTTCCGCCGCCGAGGTGCTCGACGCGCTCACCGACGCCACCCACGTCCACTTCGCCTGTCACGGTGTCTCCCTCGTCGACCGGCCGCTCCAGTCGCATCTGGTCCTCGGCGGCGGCGCCCGACTGGCGCTGGTCGACCTGCTCGCCGCCGACCCGGCCCGCCGTCCGCATCGGCTCCGGCTGGTGGTCGCGTCGGCCTGTCAGACCGCCACCGTGGAGACGGCCCGCAACCCGGACGAGTTCGTCGGGCTGCCCGCCGGGTTCCTCACCGCCGGCGTCCCCTGTTTCGTCGGCACCCTGTGGCCGGCCGGGGATCTGCCGTCCGCGCTGCTCAACACCCGGTTCTACGAGCTGCTCTTCGACGACGGCAAACCCGCGGACGAGGCGTTGGGCGGGGCACAGCGGTGGCTTCGCGACCTCACCGGCGCGCAGCTGCTCGACTACCTCGACGGCCGTCCGGCACTCGCGCCGGTGGCCGAGACGCAACGCCGGTTCGCCGCCCGGTTCCCGCAGCGGCGGTTCTACGCGCGGCCGGAGGTCTGGTCGCCGCACGTACTGATCGGTGTACCCATCCAGGAAGGACCCCCGCAGTGA
- a CDS encoding flavin reductase family protein, with amino-acid sequence MSTFTTNQDLDPVRLRQAFGVFPSGVVAVAASVDGTLVGLAASSFTSVSLDPPLVSVSIANTSKTWPDLRRAEHLGVTVLAAHHGELCRRLAGPVEHRFDEAAVSVTGTGAVTVDDGLARFDCSIYREVEAGDHTVVLLRLHAVEHSTDQSGGPLVFHRSGFGRLTPG; translated from the coding sequence ATGAGCACTTTCACCACCAATCAAGACCTTGATCCGGTACGGCTACGTCAAGCGTTCGGAGTCTTCCCCAGTGGTGTGGTGGCCGTGGCGGCGTCGGTCGACGGGACCCTGGTCGGTCTGGCCGCGAGCTCGTTCACCTCGGTGAGCCTCGACCCGCCGCTGGTGTCGGTGTCGATCGCGAACACCTCGAAGACCTGGCCCGACCTGCGCCGCGCCGAGCACCTCGGAGTGACCGTCCTGGCCGCCCACCACGGCGAGCTGTGCCGGCGGCTGGCCGGTCCGGTCGAGCACCGGTTCGACGAGGCCGCGGTCTCGGTCACCGGCACCGGGGCGGTCACCGTCGATGACGGGCTGGCCCGGTTCGACTGCTCGATCTACCGCGAGGTGGAGGCCGGCGACCACACCGTCGTACTGCTGCGACTGCACGCCGTCGAGCACAGCACCGACCAGTCCGGTGGACCGCTGGTGTTCCACAGGTCCGGTTTCGGGAGGCTCACCCCGGGCTGA